The DNA region AAACTTCTTTCTCCATTGTTGAAGTTGTTGGAGGAGTTTTTGTGACCGTCTCTTCCTTCTCCTCCATGTCCTCGACCATGTCCACCATCTTGGTCATGACCTCGTCCTTTTTGGCTCTTGTAATTCACATAATTTTCTTCCTTTACGTTGAGTTGTAGTAGTTGTTCCATAGCCTCCTTTTGtttaatttttatattttgtttttCTTCGTATGCTTGTAAGGAACCCATGAGTTGCTTAATAGTCATGGTTTTTAAATCCTTGTTTTCTTCAGTGTTGGTAACAATGAAGTCAAAACTTGGATTTAAAGTGTGAAGTATTTTCTCCACAACTTTCACCTCATCAACATCTTCACCATTTCTTTTAAGTTGATTGACTACTGCCAATACTTGAGAAAAGTAATCAGAAATTGACTTGGGCTCTTCCATAAATAAACGTTGAGAGTCACCTCTAAGAGTTTGAAGACGAATCCTTTTCACTTGCTCCACTCCTTTGTTGCAAGTTTGAAGCTTGTCCCATGTTTCTTTGGCCGTCATTGCGTTGGAGATCTTTTCAATTGTATCTTTATCCACCGATTGATAAATAAGGAAAAAAGCTTTCTTGTCTCTCTTTCTTGACTCCTTCAATGTCTCCTTTACACCTTGACTTAGTACGACTTCATCTTGCTCCTTGAAGTATTTCTCAACGATATCCCACACATCTTGAGCTCCTAGTAGCGCATTCATCTTGATATTCCAATTGTCATAGTTGTTCTTTGTGAGCATCGATATTTGGAAAGAGAAACCTCCACTCGCCGTCTTTTTAGGACCTTGAAGCTTTGATACCACTTTGTTGAAAATAAGACCTTTTGAGTTTAGGGAAAGTGTGTAGAAATATTAGAGGTTTGAATAGGAACTTGATAGGTAGGagaattatttatggaagagagaaCTTTGTATTTTTGTTTGATACAAAAGTGTGGATTACATCTCTATTAATAGTACTTTAAGGAGAACTCTAGACACACTAATTTAGAGAGTTCTTAACTCTAAAAATTCCAAGAGTATTCTAAAAAATATTAGAATCTTAAAAAATATCTAGACACTTCAAACACTATAAAAATCTTTTAGAAACATTACTCAAAATTACTTAAACCCAAACTAACTAAATCCAAAAATCCAAAAATCCAAATAATAAAATTATGCCAAAATCAAATTTAATATTTTAAACTGAATTGGTTTAAAAAAACAATGCCAAACACGGTGTTTATAAATGATCAAAACATTCATTAGTAAAACCATAAAGAAAATTCACACATGCTACATATTGGACATTCTCAACGTGTTCAACACTTGCAACATTCTTGACATGTGTTTTTTCTTTGTTGACTTCTTCTTAAGTGAGGCAGTATCATTTGTTTCAACATTTGCAACAGTATTGACAAGTTCCACAAGATTTTTATGTGCAATAGGTTCAGCAGGGTTGACATGTGCATCTTGTCCAACACTTGCAACAATTTTGTCATTGATTGGTTCAATTGGTTCACCACTTTTTCGTCAAAATTGTGCATCTTGAGTGAAAAGTTGATGTAATAGAGAGTGTCAATGTCATCTACTCTCCCGTTTTCCATTTTCATCACCCAAAATATCTTCAATCCGACTCTCATTTTCACCTCATAATGTATTTTTCAACAACATCATCCTTGCATATTTTCACATTTTTCATTGAGATCATGTaaacatataataataataataattttgttaTTATTTCTAATCAAATAAAGAGTAAGagaaaattaaatataaaataataaagTATTAAGACATAATAGATTAACTCGTTGTTTGATTAAATCGACCGGTTCAACTGGTTGGATCGAAAATCAAAGTTGAATCTGATCCAGT from Lathyrus oleraceus cultivar Zhongwan6 chromosome 1, CAAS_Psat_ZW6_1.0, whole genome shotgun sequence includes:
- the LOC127096747 gene encoding uncharacterized protein LOC127096747, whose product is MLTKNNYDNWNIKMNALLGAQDVWDIVEKYFKEQDEVVLSQGVKETLKESRKRDKKAFFLIYQSVDKDTIEKISNAMTAKETWDKLQTCNKGVEQVKRIRLQTLRGDSQRLFMEEPKSISDYFSQVLAVVNQLKRNGEDVDEVKVVEKILHTLNPSFDFIVTNTEENKDLKTMTIKQLMGSLQAYEEKQNIKIKQKEAMEQLLQLNVKEENYVNYKSQKGRGHDQDGGHGRGHGGEGRDGHKNSSNNFNNGERSLNP